A window of Corallococcus macrosporus DSM 14697 contains these coding sequences:
- a CDS encoding heme ABC transporter ATP-binding protein — protein MSLEVRGIEVWRGRGRTLGPMDLALQPGEVLAVVGPNGAGKSTLLSAMSGELRCSTGEVVLDGVPLSRWKPRERALRLGVLPQESSLGFGFTALEVALLGRSPHASRAEGSADLAAAVAALDATDTRHLASRSYLTLSGGERQRVQLARVLAQLSEPVPSGHRYLLLDEPTASLDLSHQHLVLEAAARFAQEGGAVLAVLHDLNLAARYAHRLAVLAGGHVVEVGAPASVLTQELVARVFGLRVQVVEWPGSPGPLVIPEGRAPLSP, from the coding sequence ATGAGCCTGGAGGTTCGTGGCATCGAGGTGTGGCGGGGCCGGGGCCGGACGCTGGGGCCCATGGACCTGGCCCTCCAGCCCGGCGAGGTGCTCGCCGTGGTGGGGCCCAATGGCGCGGGCAAGTCCACGCTGCTGTCGGCCATGTCGGGCGAGCTGAGGTGCTCGACGGGCGAGGTGGTGCTGGACGGTGTGCCCCTGTCGCGGTGGAAGCCGCGTGAGCGGGCCCTGCGGCTGGGGGTGCTTCCCCAGGAGTCATCGCTGGGCTTCGGCTTCACGGCGCTGGAGGTGGCGCTGCTGGGGCGCAGTCCCCACGCGAGCCGCGCGGAAGGCAGCGCGGACCTGGCGGCGGCGGTGGCGGCGCTCGATGCCACCGACACGCGGCATCTGGCTTCGCGCTCCTACCTCACATTGTCGGGCGGTGAGCGGCAGCGCGTCCAGTTGGCGCGCGTGCTGGCCCAGCTCTCCGAGCCGGTGCCGTCCGGGCACCGCTACCTGCTGTTGGACGAGCCGACGGCGAGCCTGGACCTGTCCCATCAGCACCTCGTGCTGGAAGCGGCGGCACGCTTCGCCCAGGAGGGCGGCGCGGTGCTGGCCGTGCTCCATGACCTCAACCTGGCCGCGCGCTACGCCCACCGGCTGGCGGTGCTCGCCGGGGGGCACGTGGTGGAGGTGGGCGCGCCCGCGAGCGTCTTGACGCAGGAGCTGGTGGCCCGCGTCTTCGGCCTGCGCGTCCAGGTCGTCGAGTGGCCGGGCTCGCCCGGTCCCCTGGTCATCCCGGAGGGCCGCGCGCCTCTGTCGCCTTGA